One window of Paenibacillus albicereus genomic DNA carries:
- a CDS encoding alpha/beta hydrolase family protein has product METNAPRKAPFELRLSDGGTIRGEVRFVPSGGRKPVVLIAHGFKGFKDWGFLPYAAERIAKAGFYAVTFNFSRNGVGVGEAFDELNKFALNTYSRELSDLERIMAALAGRELPHPEQADAKRVGICGHSRGGGNAIVFASEHPIVRAAVTWNGIARANLFDEEFEAAARRDGQAFVPNARTGQQMPIGKGFFEDLDQGRERFDIPARLASLRAPVLLIQGDADSPRLVEGFERLQEAAPRQPSLRLEGASHTFGAVHPFAGPTPELEAALDATVRFLQEKM; this is encoded by the coding sequence ATGGAAACCAACGCGCCCCGCAAGGCCCCGTTCGAGCTGAGGCTGAGCGACGGCGGCACGATCCGCGGCGAAGTCCGCTTCGTTCCAAGCGGCGGGCGCAAGCCCGTCGTGCTGATCGCCCACGGCTTCAAGGGCTTCAAGGACTGGGGCTTCCTGCCCTATGCCGCCGAGCGGATCGCCAAGGCCGGGTTTTATGCCGTCACCTTCAACTTCTCCCGCAACGGCGTCGGCGTCGGCGAGGCGTTCGACGAGCTCAACAAGTTCGCCCTCAATACGTACAGCCGCGAGCTGAGCGATCTGGAGCGGATCATGGCCGCGCTCGCCGGCCGCGAGCTGCCGCATCCGGAGCAGGCCGACGCCAAGCGGGTCGGCATCTGCGGCCACAGCCGGGGCGGCGGCAACGCGATCGTCTTCGCCTCCGAGCATCCGATCGTGCGCGCCGCCGTCACCTGGAACGGCATCGCGCGGGCGAACCTGTTCGACGAGGAGTTCGAGGCCGCCGCCCGGAGGGACGGCCAGGCCTTCGTGCCGAACGCACGCACCGGCCAGCAGATGCCGATCGGCAAGGGTTTTTTCGAGGATCTGGACCAGGGCAGAGAGCGCTTCGACATCCCCGCCCGGCTCGCGTCGCTGCGCGCCCCCGTTCTTCTGATCCAAGGAGATGCGGACAGCCCGCGGCTGGTCGAGGGGTTCGAACGGCTCCAGGAAGCCGCGCCGCGGCAGCCGTCCCTGCGTCTTGAAGGAGCAAGCCACACCTTCGGGGCGGTGCACCCGTTCGCCGGCCCGACCCCGGAGCTGGAAGCCGCGCTGGACGCCACGGTCCGTTTTCTGCAGGAGAAGATGTAA
- a CDS encoding chloride channel protein — MGESKSQNKRLREAGMGMAGIAAFLLKWLALGSLVGALAGSASALLLWSLELATDTRMAHPWLLALLPAAGFFVSWTYRQVGGSAIRGSNLILESIHEGRERIPLRMAPLVLGGTVLTHLTGGSAGREGTAVQMGGSLAWLAGTLVRSGADDRRILLLCGMAGGFGSVFGTPLAGALFGVEVLAIGLLRHGALYPCLVAALVGDAVTRAWGIGHAVYPLGEVPPESFAALAAVALAAVAFGLAARLFIAAVHGVRRLATRLVPSAPWRSAAGGTVIALLALLVGGGNYLGLSLPLLQDSFAPSGSIEPFDWLGKLLFTALTLGTGFQGGEVTPLFVIGSTLGHALAPLLQLPAPLLAGLGLVGVFSAAANTPLACFVLGLELFGADAAAYLLVASVIAYLCSGTASIYSSQRRTYRKDGRDPAD; from the coding sequence ATGGGCGAGTCCAAAAGCCAGAACAAGCGGCTGCGGGAAGCGGGCATGGGGATGGCGGGCATCGCGGCCTTCCTGCTCAAGTGGCTGGCGCTCGGCTCGCTCGTCGGGGCGCTGGCAGGCTCGGCGTCGGCCCTGCTCCTATGGAGCCTCGAGCTGGCGACGGATACGCGGATGGCGCATCCTTGGCTGCTGGCGCTGCTTCCGGCGGCGGGCTTTTTCGTCAGCTGGACGTACCGGCAGGTCGGAGGCTCGGCGATCCGAGGCAGCAATCTGATTCTGGAAAGCATCCACGAGGGCCGCGAGCGCATTCCGCTCCGCATGGCCCCGCTCGTGCTGGGCGGCACCGTGCTGACCCATCTGACGGGCGGCTCGGCGGGCCGGGAAGGGACGGCCGTGCAGATGGGCGGCTCGCTCGCCTGGCTCGCCGGCACGCTCGTCCGGTCCGGCGCGGACGACCGGCGCATCCTGCTGCTGTGCGGCATGGCTGGCGGCTTCGGCTCCGTATTCGGGACGCCGCTGGCCGGCGCGTTGTTCGGCGTCGAGGTGCTGGCGATCGGCCTGCTGCGGCACGGGGCGCTGTACCCGTGCTTGGTGGCCGCGCTCGTCGGCGATGCCGTCACGCGCGCCTGGGGCATCGGCCATGCGGTGTACCCGCTCGGCGAAGTGCCGCCGGAGAGCTTCGCTGCGCTGGCGGCCGTCGCGCTGGCGGCCGTCGCGTTCGGTCTGGCGGCGAGGCTGTTCATCGCCGCCGTTCACGGCGTCCGGCGCCTGGCGACGCGCCTGGTCCCGTCGGCGCCTTGGCGCTCCGCGGCGGGCGGCACCGTCATCGCGCTGCTGGCGCTGCTGGTCGGCGGCGGGAATTACCTGGGCCTCAGCCTGCCGCTGCTGCAGGATTCGTTTGCGCCATCAGGATCAATCGAGCCGTTCGACTGGCTGGGGAAGCTCCTCTTCACGGCGCTCACGCTCGGGACCGGCTTTCAGGGCGGGGAGGTAACGCCGCTGTTCGTCATCGGTTCGACGCTCGGCCATGCGCTCGCTCCGCTGCTGCAGCTGCCGGCCCCGCTGCTTGCGGGCCTCGGCCTCGTCGGCGTGTTCAGCGCGGCGGCCAATACGCCGCTCGCCTGCTTCGTGCTCGGCCTCGAGCTGTTCGGCGCGGATGCGGCGGCCTATCTGCTCGTCGCCAGCGTCATCGCTTACCTGTGCTCGGGCACCGCGAGCATCTACTCGTCCCAGCGGCGGACGTACCGCAAGGACGGACGCGATCCGGCCGACTGA
- a CDS encoding SDR family oxidoreductase — MSSSNETVKTFPPQHQNKQPGIESEMNPLPVYADPDYRGSGKLEGKKALITGGDSGIGRAAAIAFAKEGADVAIVYLSEDADAEQTKQEIEAAGRTCLLLAGDVGDEAFAKEAVSRTVEALGGLDVLVNNAAEQHPQPKFEDITAEQLEKTFRTNIFSMFHLTKAALPHLKPGSSIVNTASVTAYEGNPQLIDYSSTKGAIVSFTRALSNHLVERGIRVNGVAPGPIWTPLIPSTFDEQHVSEFGGDTPMKRAGQPHELAPAYVYLASRDSSYVSGQMIHINGGQVLNG, encoded by the coding sequence ATGTCCAGCTCCAACGAAACCGTGAAGACGTTCCCCCCTCAGCACCAGAACAAGCAGCCCGGCATCGAGTCGGAAATGAATCCGCTCCCCGTCTATGCAGACCCCGACTATCGCGGGTCCGGCAAGCTCGAAGGCAAGAAGGCGCTCATCACCGGAGGCGACAGCGGCATCGGGCGCGCGGCGGCGATCGCCTTCGCCAAGGAAGGCGCCGACGTGGCGATCGTCTACCTGAGCGAGGACGCGGACGCGGAGCAGACGAAGCAGGAGATCGAGGCGGCCGGCCGCACCTGCCTGCTGCTGGCGGGCGATGTCGGCGACGAGGCGTTCGCCAAGGAAGCGGTGAGCCGCACGGTCGAGGCGCTCGGCGGCCTGGACGTGCTCGTGAACAATGCGGCCGAGCAGCATCCGCAGCCGAAGTTCGAGGACATCACGGCCGAGCAGCTGGAGAAGACGTTCCGCACGAACATCTTCTCGATGTTCCATCTCACCAAGGCGGCGCTCCCGCATCTGAAGCCGGGCAGCTCCATCGTCAATACCGCCTCCGTCACCGCGTACGAAGGGAATCCGCAGCTGATCGACTACTCGTCCACCAAAGGCGCGATCGTCAGCTTCACCCGCGCCCTCTCCAACCACCTGGTGGAGCGCGGCATCCGCGTCAACGGCGTCGCGCCGGGGCCGATCTGGACGCCGCTCATCCCGTCGACGTTCGACGAGCAGCATGTGTCCGAGTTCGGCGGCGATACGCCGATGAAGCGCGCCGGCCAGCCGCATGAGCTCGCGCCGGCGTATGTGTACCTGGCGAGCCGCGACTCGTCGTACGTGTCGGGCCAGATGATCCACATCAACGGCGGCCAGGTGCTGAACGGCTGA
- a CDS encoding M15 family metallopeptidase — MNSNRMSAASALMLAAALTLSACSGGAAPGTEPSPSAPASVSPPASAGGDESLASPSPSQSPSPSVSPSPSSSPSAKPSDKPSEKPSEKPPASPAGAKGGSKFYEAIEVTANAAMATALVNKQFRLPEGYVPQDLVYPDIPFTFSDKIDKRKLRKEAAEALEQLVDGAAKDGIKLAGVSGYRSESRQKTLYESYVKKDGVQAADKYSARPGHSEHQTGLAIDVSGIDGKCAAESCFGGTPEAEWLAKYATDYGFIIRYPEGKEDITGYKYEPWHIRYVGADLAAKLAESGDTLEEHYGGAVPVSGSK, encoded by the coding sequence ATGAACAGCAACCGAATGTCCGCCGCGTCCGCCCTGATGCTGGCGGCGGCGCTGACGCTGTCCGCCTGCTCCGGCGGCGCCGCGCCTGGCACGGAGCCTTCGCCGAGCGCGCCGGCCTCCGTGTCGCCGCCGGCGTCCGCCGGAGGGGACGAGAGCCTGGCTTCCCCTTCGCCATCCCAATCGCCTTCTCCGTCCGTTTCTCCTTCGCCATCCTCCTCGCCGTCGGCCAAGCCGAGTGACAAGCCGAGCGAGAAGCCGAGCGAAAAGCCGCCGGCCAGCCCGGCGGGAGCGAAGGGCGGCTCCAAGTTCTACGAAGCCATCGAAGTGACGGCGAACGCCGCCATGGCCACGGCGCTCGTCAACAAGCAATTCCGGCTGCCCGAAGGATACGTGCCCCAGGATCTCGTCTATCCCGATATCCCGTTCACGTTCTCGGACAAGATCGACAAGCGCAAGCTCCGCAAGGAAGCGGCGGAAGCGCTCGAGCAGCTCGTCGACGGAGCGGCGAAGGACGGCATCAAGCTCGCGGGCGTCTCCGGCTACCGCTCCGAGTCGCGCCAGAAGACGCTGTATGAGTCTTACGTAAAAAAAGACGGCGTGCAGGCGGCGGACAAGTACAGCGCGCGCCCCGGGCATAGCGAGCATCAGACGGGGCTCGCGATCGACGTGTCCGGCATCGACGGCAAATGCGCGGCCGAGAGCTGCTTCGGCGGCACGCCGGAAGCCGAATGGCTGGCCAAGTACGCGACCGACTACGGCTTCATCATCCGGTATCCGGAGGGCAAGGAAGACATTACCGGCTACAAGTACGAGCCATGGCACATCCGCTACGTCGGCGCCGATCTCGCCGCCAAGCTTGCCGAGAGCGGCGACACGCTGGAGGAGCATTACGGCGGAGCGGTTCCGGTGTCCGGAAGCAAGTAA
- a CDS encoding peptidylprolyl isomerase, protein MADKKNDPLDANGNDHLTPEDTQTREGADFAGDSGSERREETIQAEEDVEARRTDDALRQAEYDAEVHTADPERAFGSVPVTPVAGAADLPLDNEGVMGDGDGGRPKRSGATTGWMIASLVLAVGLIIALVSLFSDKGGDAVATVNGEKITKDELYDMLAPTYGKSALDQLVTMKLVDQEADTKNVTVTEEEQNAELEDIKKNFTSEAEFESALAQSGMSLEDLKKQMLMQVQMRKLLVDQVKVSDEDIQKNYDENKESFATPEQVQASHILVATKEEADAIEKQLKNGGDFAAIAKEKSTDTGSAANGGDLGFFGKGSMVPEFEEAAFSMKIGEISAPIKSDYGYHIIKLVDRKEPTTPSLEDKKEEIKKTLENQQLSTLSQTLITDLRAKATITNTLDPSQNTNGSAAENAGAENAPAENAPADNAPAENAASNTN, encoded by the coding sequence ATGGCAGACAAGAAGAACGATCCGCTTGACGCGAACGGCAACGACCATCTGACGCCGGAGGATACGCAGACGCGCGAAGGCGCGGACTTCGCCGGCGATTCCGGCAGCGAGCGCCGCGAGGAGACGATTCAGGCCGAGGAGGACGTCGAGGCGCGCCGTACGGATGACGCCCTCCGCCAGGCGGAGTACGATGCGGAGGTCCACACCGCCGATCCGGAGCGAGCGTTCGGCTCGGTGCCGGTGACCCCGGTCGCGGGCGCGGCCGACCTGCCGCTCGACAACGAGGGCGTCATGGGCGACGGCGACGGCGGCCGTCCGAAGCGCTCCGGCGCGACGACCGGCTGGATGATCGCTTCCCTCGTGCTGGCGGTCGGACTCATCATCGCGCTCGTCAGCCTCTTTTCCGACAAGGGCGGGGATGCGGTCGCGACGGTCAACGGCGAGAAGATCACGAAGGACGAGCTCTACGACATGCTCGCACCGACGTACGGCAAGTCCGCTCTCGACCAGCTCGTGACGATGAAGCTCGTCGACCAGGAAGCCGACACCAAGAACGTCACGGTCACCGAAGAAGAGCAGAACGCCGAGCTGGAGGACATCAAGAAGAACTTCACTTCCGAGGCCGAGTTCGAGTCCGCGCTGGCGCAGTCCGGCATGTCGCTCGAAGACCTCAAGAAGCAGATGCTCATGCAGGTGCAGATGCGCAAGCTGCTCGTCGACCAGGTCAAGGTGTCGGATGAGGATATCCAGAAGAACTATGACGAGAACAAGGAAAGCTTCGCCACGCCGGAGCAGGTCCAGGCATCCCACATCCTCGTCGCGACGAAGGAAGAAGCGGATGCGATCGAGAAGCAGCTCAAGAACGGCGGCGACTTCGCGGCGATCGCCAAGGAGAAGTCCACCGATACGGGCAGCGCGGCGAACGGCGGCGACCTCGGCTTCTTCGGCAAGGGCTCCATGGTGCCGGAGTTCGAGGAAGCGGCCTTCAGCATGAAGATCGGCGAGATCAGCGCTCCGATCAAGTCCGACTACGGGTACCACATCATCAAGCTGGTCGACCGCAAGGAACCGACGACCCCTTCGCTTGAGGACAAGAAGGAAGAAATCAAGAAAACGCTGGAGAACCAGCAGCTGAGCACGCTGTCTCAGACGCTGATTACCGATCTGCGCGCCAAGGCGACGATCACGAATACGCTCGACCCTTCGCAGAACACGAACGGCAGCGCGGCCGAGAACGCCGGCGCCGAAAACGCGCCTGCGGAGAACGCTCCGGCCGATAACGCTCCGGCTGAGAACGCCGCAAGCAACACGAATTAA
- a CDS encoding GNAT family N-acetyltransferase, giving the protein MSTQGIEIREPEAAEGFAAEIVTPATAAEASELLVGIARWLRGTGSSQWSGLLEGQDSHGLDDAVRRGEAVLFRDMQDGPGREKGRPAGLVLLLRQPGGWDRELWGERGHEPYLYLHRLAVARAYAGSGLGRAILRWAREGAVHPGKKAIRLDCIAGNPKLEALYRSAGYASLGTSANGFCLFEQPLPAAAHRRRD; this is encoded by the coding sequence ATGAGTACGCAAGGAATCGAGATTCGCGAGCCGGAAGCCGCCGAGGGCTTCGCGGCCGAGATCGTGACGCCGGCGACAGCCGCCGAGGCGTCGGAGCTGCTCGTCGGCATCGCGCGCTGGCTGCGCGGCACCGGCTCGTCCCAGTGGTCCGGACTGCTGGAGGGACAGGACAGCCACGGCCTGGACGATGCCGTCCGGCGGGGAGAGGCGGTCCTATTCCGCGATATGCAGGACGGGCCTGGACGGGAGAAGGGCCGGCCCGCCGGCCTCGTGCTGCTGCTGCGGCAGCCGGGCGGCTGGGACCGCGAGCTGTGGGGCGAGCGCGGGCATGAGCCGTACCTGTACCTGCATCGTCTGGCGGTCGCCCGAGCCTATGCCGGCAGCGGGCTGGGACGAGCCATCCTGCGCTGGGCGCGGGAGGGGGCGGTCCATCCGGGCAAAAAGGCGATCCGCCTCGACTGCATCGCCGGCAATCCGAAGCTGGAAGCCCTGTACCGTTCGGCCGGCTACGCCTCGCTCGGCACGAGCGCGAACGGCTTTTGCCTGTTCGAGCAGCCGCTGCCCGCCGCGGCGCACCGGCGGCGGGACTGA
- a CDS encoding NAD(P)/FAD-dependent oxidoreductase has translation MFVDCAIVGGGPAGLAAALVLGRARRSALVVDDARPRNAVTAAAHGFPTRDGVPPGELRRLAREELAAYPGIRLRSGKVASIEGRAGRFRVRLEGEGGFEARAVLLAAGLKEQLPDIPGLRGLYGSSLFNCPYCDGWELRDASLVAISTGGNLFQQAKQLLAWSRDLLVCTHGRGQLSPQQQQALEARGVRVVRAPIAALEGSGGKLHAVRFADGSRIARSGGFVTPDAMLGTPLGAMLGCAHDAHGVLLVDGYGRTSVPGVYAAGDTAGMSPSQVVGAAASGNRAAFSIGGDLAEADFGPA, from the coding sequence ATGTTCGTGGATTGCGCCATCGTAGGAGGCGGACCGGCCGGGCTGGCGGCTGCGCTCGTGCTGGGCAGGGCCCGGCGATCGGCGCTCGTCGTCGACGACGCCCGGCCGCGCAACGCGGTGACGGCTGCCGCGCACGGCTTTCCGACGCGGGACGGCGTTCCGCCCGGCGAGCTCCGGCGGCTGGCCCGCGAGGAGCTCGCCGCCTATCCGGGCATCCGGCTGCGCTCCGGCAAGGTGGCTTCGATCGAGGGCCGGGCGGGCAGGTTCCGCGTGCGCCTGGAAGGAGAGGGCGGCTTCGAGGCGCGGGCCGTGCTGCTGGCGGCCGGGCTCAAGGAGCAGCTGCCCGACATTCCGGGCCTGCGCGGGCTGTACGGCTCGTCGCTGTTCAATTGTCCGTACTGCGACGGATGGGAGCTGCGGGATGCGTCGCTGGTGGCGATCTCGACAGGCGGAAATCTGTTTCAGCAGGCGAAGCAGCTGCTCGCCTGGTCGCGCGACCTGCTCGTCTGCACGCATGGCCGCGGGCAGCTCAGCCCGCAGCAGCAGCAGGCGCTGGAAGCCCGCGGCGTGCGCGTCGTCCGCGCGCCGATCGCCGCCCTGGAAGGCAGCGGCGGCAAGCTGCATGCCGTGCGCTTCGCGGACGGCAGCCGCATCGCGCGCAGCGGCGGCTTCGTCACGCCGGACGCGATGCTCGGCACGCCGCTCGGCGCGATGCTCGGCTGCGCGCATGACGCGCACGGCGTGCTGCTCGTCGACGGCTACGGCCGCACGAGCGTGCCGGGCGTCTACGCCGCGGGCGACACCGCCGGCATGTCGCCGTCGCAGGTCGTCGGCGCTGCGGCGAGCGGCAACCGCGCTGCTTTCTCCATCGGCGGCGACTTGGCCGAAGCCGACTTCGGACCGGCTTGA